A genomic window from Centroberyx gerrardi isolate f3 chromosome 14, fCenGer3.hap1.cur.20231027, whole genome shotgun sequence includes:
- the ogfr gene encoding opioid growth factor receptor yields the protein MMEDDCVCEYDSTWDTESDGDDPAGESQTRRSSQDKNKTSWTLWHHTPRNIRAAKDMQNYRRSYPNLTDDECSEDKMNNLKFYLNQFPSAPDDVYIESFHKEWKTDYKRLERVHSYIQWLFPLREPGVNYMASELTKKEIAAFKKSDEAKRRLVESYELMLGFYGIQLVNRETGEVKRAENWKERFGNLERNMHNNLRITRILKSLGELGFEHYQAPLVRFFLEETLVKKNLSSVKRSVLDYFLFAVLDKQKRQELVRFAYLHFEPKDKFVWCPRKIQKQFKKAEKKSEAFGNGDGRDEVSSRAKGKDGEAGGAQKEDVGGLDNVAEVQKGTDKTASGDKDKLSEASSEPKPEAGTVGNGNTEIESEDEFLENGNGCTDDDGDEMDQSASPDTVPVKVETNAEGELRDTSKPKDTIQEPVIITQPDGDIELEKPPKKKREDNKGLPGNSPAGDVANGQMEETVVSNNKAAGQTSPSVSTPLKTKPEGFSKHSPSLSSGREEKIPRTDFNHVPDKKEEGETTQANVSATNGNGALTSTDKCVDEQTNGKDSEAMDVESNPSSSDQNVGNS from the exons ATGATGGAGGACGACTGCGTGTGCGAGTATGATTCGACCTGGGACACAGAGAGTGATGGAGACGACCCGGCTGGAGAGAGCCAGACCCGTCGTTCAAgtcaagacaaaaacaaaacgtcttGGACTTTA TGGCATCATACGCCTAGAAACATACGGGCAGCAAAAGACATGCAGAACTACAGACGAAGCTACCCA AATCTTACAGATGACGAGTGCTCAGAAGACAAAATGAACAATTTGAAATTCTATCTCAATCAATTCCCCTCCGCTCCTGATG ATGTCTACATTGAATCATTTCATAAAGAATGGAAAACTGATTACAAGAGACTGGAGAGAGTTCACTCCTACATTCAGTG GTTGTTTCCACTGCGAGAACCAGGGGTTAATTACATGGCTTCAGAACTCACCAAGAAGGAGATTGCG GCCTTCAAGAAGAGCGATGAGGCCAAAAGGAGGCTGGTGGAGTCCTATGAACTCATGTTGGGCTTCTACGGCATCCAGTTGgtcaacagagagacaggtgaagTGAAACGTGCTGAAAATTGGAAGGAGCGTTTTGGAAACCTTGAGCG GAATATGCACAACAATCTGCGCATCACTCGCATCCTGAAGAGCCTAGGAGAGCTGGGCTTTGAGCACTATCAGGCCCCGCTTGTGCGCTTCTTTCTGGAAGAGACTCTGGTCAAGAAGAACCTTAGCAGTGTTAAACGCAGCGTGCTCgactacttcctgtttgctgTGCTGGACAAGCAGAAGCGCCAAGAGCTTGTGCGCTTTGCCTACCTTCACTTTGAGCCGAAGGATAAGTTTGTGTGGTGCCCCAGAAAGATTCAGAAACAGTTCAAGAAAGCAGAGAAGAAATCTGAGGCTTTTGGGAATGGAGATGGAAGGGATGAAGTCTCTTCACGGGCTAAAGGCAAAGATGGAGAGGCAGGTGGAGCACAGAAAGAGGATGTGGGTGGACTGGATAATGTGGCAGAGGTTCAGAAAGGAACTGATAAAACAGCAAGTGGAGACAAAGACAAACTCTCTGAGGCTTCTTCTGAGCCAAAACCAGAAGCTGGGACGGTTGGAAACGGAAATACAGAGATTGAATCTGAGGATGAATTTTTGGAGAATGGAAATGGCTGTACTGATGATGACGGTGATGAAATGGACCAGTCGGCCAGTCCCGACACTGTGCCGGTGAAAGTTGAGACCAATGCGGAGGGGGAGCTCAGAGATACCAGCAAACCGAAGGACACCATCCAGGAACCAGTGATTATTACACAACCCGATGGGGACATAGAGTTAGAAAAACCaccgaagaagaagagggaggataACAAGGGGCTGCCAGGCAACAGTCCTGCTGGAGACGTTGCCAACGGGCAGATGGAGGAAACGGTCGTTTCAAATAACAAAGCTGCTGGTCAAACAAGCCCGTCAGTGTCAACACCCCTTAAGACCAAGCCTGAAGGTTTTTCTAAACACTCGCCCTCTCTTTCCTcgggaagggaggaaaaaatccCAAGGACCGACTTTAATCACGTGCCGGAtaaaaaggaagagggagaaacgacACAGGCAAATGTTTCAGCGACGAATGGGAACGGGGCACTGACGAGCACTGACAAATGTGTTGATGAACAGACAAATGGGAAGGACTCGGAGGCGATGGATGTGGAGTCAAACCCCTCGAGCTCAGACCAAAACGTGGGGAACTCATGA
- the kcnk15 gene encoding potassium channel subfamily K member 15, with product MKKQNVRTLSLILCMFSYLLVGAAVFDALESESESSRRRILEQKRNEMKKKYRFSEDDYREIERVVLQAEPHRAGRQWKFAGSFYFAITVITTIGYGHAAPGTDAGKVFCMFYAVLGIPLTLVMFQSLGERMNTFVRYLLRKAKQCLGFRRTEVSMENMVLVGFLSCIGTLCVGAAAFAHFEGWSFFHAYYYCFITLTTIGFGDFVALQKKEDLQEKTPYVAFSFMYILVGLTVIGAFLNLVVLRFLTMNTEDEKRDAQERASLKRERGLLDGTLGLHVLGEQRREGHRERPRSNMVHSRSHSPLFLPMEEGTSRTNLIASPVEEQERRSTPCRQRLHFQIKAGRRRPESSLGSLCSCVCYRLGICDSPLMSHSEHPGCHINSVYYSSISYRIQGCSPSSRDNTGVSSPGSTLSPGHSFREFPRFRRKSV from the exons ATGAAGAAGCAAAACGTCCGGACGCTATCGCTCATCCTCTGCATGTTCTCCTACTTGCTGGTCGGCGCCGCGGTGTTTGACGCGCTGGAGTCAGAGTCGGAGAGCTCCCGCAGACGCATCTTGGAGCAGAAGCGCAACGAGATGAAGAAGAAGTACCGCTTCTCCGAGGACGACTACCGAGAAATCGAGCGAGTGGTGCTGCAAGCGGAGCCCCATCGCGCCGGTAGACAGTGGAAATTTGCAGGCTCTTTTTACTTTGCCATAACAGTCATCACCACCATTG GTTATGGACATGCAGCACCAGGCACAGATGCAGGAAAGGTCTTCTGCATGTTCTACGCTGTACTGGGCATTCCTCTCACTTTAGTCATGTTCCAGAGCCTGGGAGAAAGGATGAACACGTTTGTCCGCTATCTCCTGCGCAAGGCGAAGCAGTGCCTGGGCTTCCGACGCACCGAGGTGTCCATGGAGAACATGGTCCTGGTGGGCTTCCTGTCCTGCATCGGAACGCTGTGCGTAGGGGCTGCGGCCTTCGCCCACTTCGAGGGATGGAGCTTCTTCCACgcttactactactgcttcatCACGCTCACCACCATCGGCTTCGGGGACTTTGTGGCCCTGCAGAAAAAGGAGGACCTCCAGGAGAAGACGCCCTACGTGGCTTTCAGCTTCATGTACATCCTGGTGGGGCTGACTGTTATCGGGGCCTTCCTTAACTTGGTGGTGCTTCGCTTCCTCACCATGAACACTGAGGACGAGAAGAGAGACGCCCAGGAGAGGGCTTcgctgaagagggagagaggcctTTTGGACGGGACCCTAGGGCTCCATGTCTTAGGGGAACAGCGCAGAGAAGGTCACAGGGAGAGGCCCAGGAGCAACATGGTGCACAGTCGTAGCCACAGTCCCCTCTTCCTGCCAATGGAGGAGGGAACCAGCCGCACCAACCTCATCGCATCTCCGgtagaggagcaggagaggaggagcaccCCCTGCAGACAGAGGCTGCACTTTCAGATCAAGGCGGGCAGACGCAGGCCAGAGTCGAGCCTGGGCTCCCTCTGCTCCTGCGTGTGCTACCGCTTGGGAATTTGTGATAGTCCCCTTATGTCACACAGTGAACACCCTGGCTGCCATATCAACTCAGTTTACTACAGCTCGATCTCTTATAGGATCCAGGGCTGCTCGCCAAGCTCCAGGGACAACACCGGAGTCTCCTCCCCAGGAAGCACACTCTCACCTGGGCACAGCTTCAGGGAGTTCCCTCGTTTTCGGAGGAAGTCAGTGTAG